A section of the Oryza sativa Japonica Group chromosome 1, ASM3414082v1 genome encodes:
- the LOC4324816 gene encoding pentatricopeptide repeat-containing protein At3g09060, with product MPPAKLDPDPPPIHRLLELIKSEPDATAALAHLELLVSTRPAFPPPQPLLFHLLRRLATSSPSHLPRLLNLLPRLRHRPRFSESAALVVLSAFSRAIMPDAALDAFRALPSILGCNPGIRSHNALLDAFVRARRFSDADAFFASLSHGAFGRRIAPNLQTYNIVLRSLCARGDLDRAVTLFDSLRRRQVAPDRITYSTLMCGLAKQDRLDHALDLLDEMPRSRVQPDVVCYNALLGGCFKAGEFEKVMRVWDKLVKDPGARPNLATYNVMLDGLCKFGRFKEVGEVWERMVANNLQPDVITYGILIHGLCRSGDVDGAARVYSEIIKTGLVIDAAMYNSLVKGFCQAGRVQEAWKFWDSAGFAGLRNLRTYNIMIKGLFDSGMVDEAIELWDLLEKDVACIPDTVTFGTLIHGLCQNGFANKAFTIFEEARVSGKQLDVFSYSSMINGLCNVGRLVDAVKVYEKMDKDGCKPNSHIYNALISGFCQVYRTSDAVRIYSKMADNGCSPTVITYNTLIDGLCKAEKYQEASSVAREMVENGFTPDITTYGSLIRGLFSDKKIDDALSIWKQILYKGLKVDVMMHNILIHGLCSAGKVDEALHVFSDMKEKKNCPPNLVTYNTLMDGLYETGYIDKAATLWTSITEDGLEPDIISYNTRIKGLCSCDRIHEGIQLLDEVLSRGIIPTVITWNILVRAVIKYGPIQV from the coding sequence ATGCCGCCGGCGAAACTCGATCCCGATCCGCCGCCCATCCACCGCCTCCTGGAGCTGATCAAGTCCGAGCcagacgccaccgccgcgctcgcccaccTTGAGCTCCTCGTCTCCACCCGCCCGGCCTTCCCACCGCCCCAGCCGCtcctcttccacctcctccgccgcctcgccacctCTTCCCCGTCCCACCTCCCTCGCCTCCTCAACCTCCTCCCGCGGCTGCGCCACCGCCCGCGCTTCTCCGAGTCCGCGGCGCTCGTCGTCCTATCCGCCTTCTCCCGCGCCATCATGCCCGACGCCGCGCTCGACGCCTTCCGCGCCCTCCCTTCCATCCTCGGCTGCAACCCCGGCATCCGCTCCCACAACGCCCTCCTCGACGCGTTCGTCCGCGCCCGTCGTTTCTCCGACGCGGACGCGTTCTTTGCCTCCCTCTCCCATGGCGCCTTCGGCCGCCGCATCGCCCCCAACCTTCAGACCTACAACATCGTCCTCCGCTCTCTCTGCGCCCGTGGCGACCTCGATCGAGCGGTCACTCTGTTCGACTCCCTGCGACGCCGCCAAGTTGCTCCCGACCGCATCACCTATTCGACCCTCATGTGCGGGCTCGCGAAACAGGACCGCTTGGATCACGCCCTCGACCTGCTCGACGAAATGCCGAGGAGTAGAGTTCAGCCTGATGTCGTTTGTTACAATGCACTCCTCGGTGGGTGTTTTAAGGCCGGTGAGTTCGAGAAAGTCATGAGGGTGTGGGACAAACTGGTTAAGGACCCAGGTGCAAGGCCCAACCTCGCTACTTACAATGTGATGCTTGATGGATTGTGTAAGTTTGGGAGATTCAAGGAGGTGGGTGAGGTCTGGGAAAGGATGGTGGCAAATAATCTCCAACCAGATGTAATTACCTATGGGATCTTGATCCATGGTTTGTGCCGATCTGGAGATGTGGATGGTGCAGCACGAGTATACTCTGAGATTATCAAGACTGGGCTTGTTATTGATGCTGCCATGTATAATTCACTCGTCAAGGGGTTCTGTCAAGCAGGGAGGGTACAGGAAGCTTGGAAGTTCTGGGATAGTGCTGGGTTTGCAGGGCTTCGTAATTTAAGAACTTACAATATAATGATAAAGGGGCTCTTTGACAGTGGTATGGTTGATGAGGCTATAGAGTTATGGGACCTATTGGAGAAAGATGTGGCTTGCATTCCTGACACAGTGACTTTTGGCACTCTGATCCATGGATTATGCCAGAATGGCTTTGCTAATAAGGCATTTACAATATTTGAGGAAGCTCGAGTCAGTGGCAAACAATTAGATGTGTTCTCATATTCATCCATGATCAATGGATTATGCAATGTTGGGAGGTTAGTTGATGCGGTTAAAGTATATGAGAAGATGGATAAGGATGGGTGCAAACCGAATTCTCATATTTACAATGCACTAATAAGTGGGTTCTGCCAAGTATACAGGACTAGTGATGCTGTTAGAATTTACAGCAAGATGGCAGACAATGGTTGTTCTCCTACAGTCATCACATACAACACTTTAATAGATGGTCTGTGTAAGGCTGAAAAGTATCAAGAAGCTTCAAGTGTTGCAAGGGAAATGGTAGAGAATGGCTTTACACCAGATATCACTACTTATGGATCGTTGATCCGTGGCCTTTTTAGTGACAAGAAGATTGATGATGCTCTTTCTATTTGGAAACAAATTCTTTATAAGGGTCTCAAGGTTGATGTGATGATGCATAACATCCTAATCCATGGCCTTTGTTCTGCTGGCAAAGTTGATGAAGCTCTCCATGTTTTCTCAGAtatgaaagagaagaagaattGTCCCCCAAATCTAGTGACTTATAACACCCTGATGGATGGACTTTATGAAACTGGCTATATTGACAAAGCAGCAACTCTCTGGACCTCCATAACAGAAGATGGGTTGGAACCAGACATAATTTCATACAATACAAGAATCAAGGGCCTATGCTCTTGTGACAGAATACATGAGGGGATCCAGTTATTGGATGAGGTTCTCTCACGAGGCATTATACCGACTGTAATTACATGGAATATACTTGTCAGGGCTGTAATCAAGTATGGACCTATCCAAGTATAA
- the LOC4324817 gene encoding uncharacterized protein, with amino-acid sequence MLNLHTIRMSIPSLHRSSPYRCALLKRKRSCIRACSSEDDGSDASSSLGGDKRQQEVLAKIAMLQAQKVRITSFLDERSAYLTKFAKDADTEFDLIGQNAMKELDEVGDQIMERLDSKMQAFEETAEVQRQEIEMNERVLEDFEDWIEKEKNEGMFFKSLGKVKPRNKKKLTVKPIPKLEAQKVKDIAKESAGSKTRMNIYLGLMAILGLTIANAVFATPEVEWRKVAALGLIFIGLVAQVIYEQDISSPEAEKKGGKEE; translated from the exons ATGCTTAATCTTCACACCATTAGGATGTCCATTCCTTCGCTACACAGATCCTCCCCATACCGATGTGCGCTGCTAAAGAGGAAGAGATCTTGTATCCGTGCCTGCAGCTCTGAAGATGATGGATCCGATGCTTCGTCGTCGCTTGGCGGAGACAAACGCCAGCAGGAGGTCCTTGCGAAGATCGCAATGCTTCAGGCGCAGAAGGTGCGCATCACAAGCTTCTTGGACGAGCGCTCTGCTTACCTGACCAAGTTTGCGAAGGATGCGGACACCGAGTTCGATCTGATTGGCCAGAACGCCATGAAAGAGCTTGATGAAGTTGGGGACCAG ATAATGGAGAGGCTGGACAGCAAGATGCAGGCCTTTGAGGAGACTGCTGAAGTTCAAAGGCAGGAGATAGAAATGAACGAGAGGGTGCTTGAAGACTTCGAAGATTGGATTGAGAAGGAGAAAAATGAAGGTATGTTCTTCAAAAGCCTTGGGAAGGTGAAGCCTCGCAACAAGAAGAAACTCACAGTAAAACCAATACCCAAGCTAGAAGCACAAAAGGTCAAAGATATTGCAAAAGAAAGTGCAGGATCAAAAACTAGGATGAACATTTACCTTGGGCTCATGGCAATACTCGGGCTTACAATTGCAAATGCCGTCTTCGCAACACCTGAGGTGGAGTGGAGGAAGGTTGCAGCTCTGGGTCTAATATTCATTGGTTTGGTTGCTCAGGTCATCTACGAGCAGGATATCTCATCACCAGAAGCTGAAAAGAAGGGAGGAAAAGAAGAATGA
- the LOC4324818 gene encoding coronatine-insensitive protein homolog 1a: MGGEVPEPRRLNRALSFDDWVPDEALHLVMGHVEDPRDREAASRVCRRWHRIDALTRKHVTVAFCYAARPARLRERFPRLESLSLKGKPRAAMYGLIPDDWGAYAAPWIDELAAPLECLKALHLRRMTVTDADIAALVRARGHMLQELKLDKCIGFSTDALRLVARSCRSLRTLFLEECHITDKGGEWLHELAVNNSVLVTLNFYMTELKVAPADLELLAKNCKSLISLKMSECDLSDLISFFQTANALQDFAGGAFYEVGELTKYEKVKFPPRLCFLGLTYMGTNEMPVIFPFSMKLKKLDLQYTFLTTEDHCQIIAKCPNLLILEVRNVIGDRGLEVVGDTCKKLRRLRIERGDDDPGLQEEQGGVSQLGLTAVAVGCRELEYIAAYVSDITNGALESIGTFCKNLYDFRLVLLDRERQVTDLPLDNGVCALLRNCTKLRRFALYLRPGGLSDDGLSYIGQYSGNIQYMLLGNVGESDHGLIRFAVGCTNLQKLELRSCCFSERALSLAVLQMPSLRYIWVQGYRASQTGLDLLLMARPFWNIEFTPPSPESFNHMTEDGEPCVDSHAQVLAYYSLAGRRSDCPQWVIPLHPA; encoded by the exons ATGGGTGGCGAGGTGCCGGAGCCGCGGCGGCTCAACCGGGCGCTCAGCTTCGACGACTGGGTCCCCGACGAGGCGCTGCACCTCGTGATGGGCCACGTCGAGGACCCGCGGGACAGGGAGGCGGCGTCGCGGGTGTGCCGCCGCTGGCACCGCATCGACGCGCTCACGCGCAAGCACGTCACCGTCGCCTTCTGCTACGccgcgcgccccgcgcgccTCCGGGAGCGGTTCCCGCGGCTCGAGTCGCTCTCGCTCAAGGGcaagccccgcgccgccatgtACGGGCTCATCCCCGACGACTGGGGCGCCTACGCCGCGCCATGGATCGACGagctcgccgcgccgctcgagTGCCTCAAGgcgctccacctccgccgcatGACCGTCACCGacgccgacatcgccgcccTTGTCCGCGCCCGCGGACACATGCTGCAGGAGCTCAAGCTCGACAAGTGCATCGGCTTCTCCACTGACGCCCTCCGCCTCGTCGCCCGCTCGTGCAG ATCCCTGAGAACTTTATTTCTGGAAGAGTGCCATATTACTGATAAGGGTGGTGAATGGCTTCATGAACTTGCTGTCAACAATTCTGTTCTGGTGACACTGAACTTCTACATGACTGAACTCAAAGTGGCGCCAGCTGATCTAGAGCTTCTTGCAAAGAATTGCAAGTCATTGATTTCATTGAAGATGAGTGAGTGTGATCTTTCAGATCTGATTAGTTTTTTTCAAACAGCCAATGCGCTGCAAGACTTTGCTGGAGGAGCATTCTACGAGGTAGGAGAGCTCACCAAGTATGAAAAAGTTAAGTTCCCACCCAGATTATGCTTCTTGGGGCTTACCTACATGGGAACAAATGAGATGCCTGTTATCTTCCCTTTTTCGATGAAACTCAAGAAACTGGACTTGCAATACACTTTTCTCACAACAGAAGATCATTGTCAGATTATTGCAAAATGTCCCAATCTACTAATTCTTGAG GTGAGGAACGTGATAGGAGATAGAGGGCTAGAAGTTGTTGGTGATACATGCAAGAAGCTACGAAGACTCCGAATTGAGCGGGGTGATGATGATCCAGGTCTGCAGGAAGAGCAAGGAGGAGTTTCTCAGCTAGGCTTGACAGCCGTTGCTGTTGGTTGCCGTGAATTGGAGTACATAGCTGCCTATGTATCGGATATCACCAATGGGGCCCTGGAGTCTATTGGGACTTTCTGCAAAAATCTATACGACTTTCGGCTTGTGCTACTTGACAGAGAAAGACAGGTAACAGATCTGCCACTTGACAATGGTGTCTGTGCTCTGTTAAGAAATTGCACAAAGCTTCGGAGGTTTGCTCTCTACCTTAGACCAGGAGGGCTTTCAGATGATGGCCTTAGCTACATCGGACAGTACAGTGGAAATATCCAATACATGCTACTGGGCAATGTTGGTGAATCTGACCATGGATTGATCCGTTTCGCAGTGGGCTGCACCAACCTTCAGAAGCTTGAATTGAGAAGCTGCTGCTTCAGCGAGCGAGCTTTGTCCCTCGCTGTACTGCAGATGCCCTCCCTGAGATACATATGGGTGCAAGGATACAGAGCATCTCAAACAGGCCTTGACCTCCTGCTCATGGCCAGGCCTTTCTGGAACATCGAGTTTACACCTCCGAGCCCTGAGAGTTTTAATCATATGACAGAAGATGGAGAACCCTGTGTGGATAGCCATGCTCAGGTTCTTGCCTACTATTCCCTTGCTGGAAGGAGGTCTGACTGCCCTCAGTGGGTGATCCCCTTGCATCCTGCGTGA
- the LOC112937599 gene encoding protein FAR1-RELATED SEQUENCE 5-like, whose product MEFDDEDIAYEFYNRYAGDVGFSIRKFWHDKSSTNVIRTKKFVCSREGFNKRNTSDACQRKRADTRVGCMAEMTIKITPTGKYAIASFSNTHNHELITPSKAHLLRSQRRMTEAQKAQIDILNDSGVRSKEGHEVMSRQAGGRQSLTFTRKDYKNYLRSKRMKSIQEGDTGAILQYLQDKQMENPSFFYAIQVDEDEMMTNIFWADARSVLDFDYFGDVICFDTTYRTNNYGRPFALFVGVNHHKQTVVFGAALLYDETTSTFEWLFETFKRAMSGKEPRTILTDQCAAIINAIGTVFPNSTHRLCVWHMYQNAAVHLSHIFQGSKTFKNDFGKCVFDFEEVDEFISAWNKMIEEYNLNDNQWLHHLFEIKEKWALVYGRQTFCADMKSTQRSESLNALLKRYLHSDFYASQTSPRMPKVHMLIQASKAYTPAIFEIFREEYDMVMGCCLYNNDHTLSTSEYKVIDSAKHGEHGFLVKFDPNEIKVSCSCKKFEFVGILCRHALKVLDHNNIKELPSEYILKRWTKYAKIGSSQANRKCANDEDARVVLARRYGSLCRSYNNILSKAAENEEAYALLERTSLELMEQVDQIMQANKSEGKSKVDRNAGGTSTTSEVIPNFTVSNENDQMPSEVPNDPSENLQDKHF is encoded by the exons ATGGAATTTGATGATGAAGATATAGCATATGAGTTCTACAATCGGTATGCTGGAGATGTTGGCTTTAGCATTAGAAAGTTTTGGCATGATAAATCTTCAACAAATGTGATTCGCACAAAAAAATTTGTGTGCTCAAGGGAGGGGTTCAATAAGAGGAATACTTCAGATGCATGCCAACGGAAGCGAGCTGATACAAGAGTTGGTTGTATGGCAGAGATGACCATTAAGATCACTCCTACTGGAAAATATGCTATAGCTAGCTTTTCTAACACGCATAACCATGAACTCATAACTCCTAGCAAGGCCCATTTGTTACGTTCTCAGAGAAGAATGACAGAAGCTCAAAAAGCTCAAATTGACATCTTGAATGATTCAGGTGTTAGATCCAAAGAAGGCCATGAGGTGATGAGTAGGCAAGCAGGTGGGCGGCAAAGTCTTACATTTACCAGAAAAGATTATAAAAATTATCTCCGATCAAAGCGCATGAAATCTATCCAAGAAGGGGATACGGGTGCCATTCTTCAGTACCTACAGGACAAGCAAATGGAAAACCCTTCATTCTTCTATGCAATACAAGTAGATGAAGATGAGATGATGACTAATATATTTTGGGCAGATGCAAGATCAGTATTGGATTTTGATTATTTTGGTGATGTCATATGCTTTGACACAACATACAGGACAAATAATTATGGTAGGCCATTTGCTCTTTTTGTTGGTGTAAACCATCACAAGCAAACAGTTGTTTTTGGAGCAGCGTTACTGTATGATGAAACAACATCAACATTTGAATGgttatttgaaactttcaaaagAGCCATGTCAGGCAAAGAACCAAGGACAATATTAACTGATCAATGTGCAGCCATCATTAATGCTATTGGGACTGTCTTTCCCAACTCAACTCATCGTCTCTGCGTTTGGCATATGTACCAAAATGCTGCGGTACATTTGAGTCACATTTTCCAAGGTTCAAAAACATTTAAGAATGATTTTGGCAAGTGTGTTTTTGATTTTGAAGAAGTTGATGAGTTCATATCAGCATGGAACAAGATGATAGAGGAGTACAATTTGAATGATAACCAATGGTTACATCATTTATTTGAGATCAAGGAGAAGTGGGCTTTAGTTTATGGTCGGCAAACATTCTGTGCAGATATGAAATCCACACAGAGAAGTGAGAGTCTCAATGCCCTGCTGAAAAGATACTTGCAT AGTGATTTCTACGCAAGCCAAACATCCCCAAGAATGCCAAAAGTGCATATGTTGATACAAGCTTCAAAAGCATATACACCGGCCATTTTTGAGATATTCCGAGAAGAATATGATATGGTGATGGGATGTTGTTTATACAACAACGATCACACCTTGTCAACTTCTGAATACAAGGTTATTGATTCAGCTAAGCATGGAGAGCATGGTTTCTTGGTGAAGTTTGATCCCAATGAAATTAAAGTTTCTTGCTCATGCAAAAAGTTTGAATTTGTTGGCATACTATGCCGCCACGCATTGAAGGTGTTGGACCATAACAATATCAAGGAGTTACCATCAGAGTACATCTTGAAGAGATGGACAAAATATGCAAAGATAGGATCATCACAGGCTAATCGAAAATGTGCTAATGATGAAGATGCTAGAGTTGTTCTAGCTAGGAGGTATGGATCATTATGTCGGTCTTACAACAATATATTAAGCAAAGCTGCAGAAAATGAGGAAGCTTATGCACTACTAGAAAGAACTTCATTGGAATTGATGGAACAAGTTGACCAAATCATGCAAGCAAACAAGTCAGAAG GTAAATCTAAAGTGGACAGGAATGCTGGTGGAACTTCTACAACATCTGAAGTAATTCCTAATTTCACCGTATCGAATGAGAATGATCAGATGCCAAGTGAG GTCCCCAATGACCCATCAGAAAATCTGCAAGACAAGCATTTCTAG